From a single Azospirillum fermentarium genomic region:
- a CDS encoding TRAP transporter substrate-binding protein, with protein sequence MLKAWVGACALTAGFLCTPVAAEELKIGYSLAPTSHYGVSATAMADELAKLSGGKWTLKQYPANALGGEREMVEGAQIGTVDVVVTSSGPVGNFVPDTLITDIPFLFKNYQHAHAVLDGPIGQAILDQFPKHGLIALAWGENGFRNLTNSKHAVRTPEDAKGLKIRTMENQVHMTAFKTLGILPTPMAFPELFTALQQGTVDGQENPIGVILSAKFSQVQKYLTVSQHVYSPAFIILSPTVWGRLNDTEKGWFMQAAKVGAKAMRDKAEADAASGVDELRRQGMEVVTDVDAAAFQEALKPAYAQYAKTFGQERIDAIRNYKY encoded by the coding sequence ATGCTCAAGGCATGGGTGGGCGCATGCGCCCTGACCGCGGGCTTTCTCTGTACGCCCGTGGCGGCGGAGGAGTTGAAGATCGGCTATTCGCTGGCCCCCACGTCCCATTACGGTGTCAGCGCCACGGCCATGGCCGATGAACTGGCGAAACTGTCCGGGGGCAAGTGGACGCTGAAGCAATACCCCGCCAACGCCCTGGGCGGCGAGCGCGAGATGGTGGAGGGGGCACAGATCGGCACGGTGGACGTGGTGGTCACCTCCTCCGGCCCGGTGGGGAACTTCGTCCCCGACACGCTCATCACCGACATCCCCTTCCTGTTCAAGAACTACCAGCACGCCCACGCGGTGCTGGACGGCCCCATCGGGCAGGCCATCCTGGACCAGTTCCCCAAGCACGGGCTGATCGCGCTGGCGTGGGGTGAGAACGGGTTCCGCAACCTGACCAATTCCAAGCACGCCGTCCGCACGCCCGAGGATGCCAAGGGCCTGAAGATCCGCACCATGGAAAATCAGGTCCACATGACGGCGTTCAAGACGCTGGGCATCCTGCCCACCCCCATGGCCTTTCCCGAACTGTTCACCGCCCTGCAGCAGGGCACGGTGGACGGGCAGGAAAACCCCATCGGCGTGATCCTGTCGGCCAAGTTCTCCCAGGTGCAGAAGTACCTGACCGTGTCCCAGCACGTCTATTCCCCCGCCTTCATCATCCTGTCGCCCACGGTGTGGGGCCGGCTGAACGACACCGAAAAGGGCTGGTTCATGCAGGCCGCCAAGGTCGGCGCCAAGGCCATGCGCGACAAGGCCGAGGCGGATGCCGCCAGCGGTGTGGACGAGCTGCGCCGCCAGGGCATGGAGGTGGTGACCGACGTGGACGCCGCCGCCTTCCAGGAAGCCCTGAAGCCCGCCTATGCCCAGTACGCCAAGACCTTCGGGCAGGAGCGGATCGACGCCATCCGCAATTACAAGTACTGA